The DNA region CAAATAAATCTGAACCAGAAATGATCAAAGTACGTAATTTAGGTCGTAAATCTCTTGAAGAGGTTAAACTGAAATTGCATGATTTAGGTTTAGGCTTACGTAAAGACGATTAATACTTTTTACGAAGGAGGAAAACCAACGTGGGTTATCGTAAATTAGGACGCACATCAAGCCAACGTAAGGCAATGTTGCGTGACTTAACTACTGATTTAATTATCAACGAACGTATCGTTACAACTGAAGCTCGTGCGAAAGAAATTCGTTCAACTACAGAAAAAATGATTACATTAGGCAAACGTGGAGATCTTCATGCTCGTCGTCAAGCAGCGACATTTGTACGCAATGAAGTTGCCAGCGTACGTGAAGAAAACGAAGCTATTGTTGTTGAATCAGCTTTACAAAAACTATTCAATGATTTAGCACCTCGTTATGCTGAACGTCAAGGTGGTTACACTCGTATCTTGAAGACAGAACCAAGACGCGGAGATGCAGCGCCAATGGTAATTATTGAATTTGTTAAATAATCAAACTATACCGTCACTTTATAGATGATTCTTTTAGAGTGTTATGATGTTGGAGGCGACTCCTAGTCTAGCTCAACGCTTTCTCTGCTGAATGCATATTCAGCAGAGAAGCACTCATCATAGTATAAGGTGTATTTTTTTGCCCTAGGAACTTTCTTGGGGTTTTTTTTGTGTTTATAAAACTAAATAGTATTTTTTGTCATCTTATTGCGCATAAGTGTTATTTTTAGTATACTTTATTTAATTAGAATTTTCTGAAAAATAATGTGAGAAAGGGGAATAATATGGCGCAAATGACGGCTTTTACATTAGTAATGGGTATTTTATATATTGGTGATATCATTTCAAGTAAAACAAAAGCTTGGGTTTCATCAGTTTTCGTGTGTGCTGTGCTATTTGTTGTAGGGTATTGGACATTTTTTCCAAAAAATATTGTTGAAATTGCTGGGATCCCACCTGTAGTAGCAACATTGTTGATGTATTTATTGATTACGAATATGGGCACACTATTATCGATCAAGGAACTGGGCAATCAATGGAAAACGATCGTGATCACCTTATCAGGAATCACGGGAATCGTTGTCTTGTTATTGACTGTCGGTTCTTTTATATTTGATTTAGAAACAGTTTTAGTAGCAGTTCCGCCATTAGTAGGAGGAGTAGTTTCATCTTTGATTATGTCTGAGGCAGCGCAGACCGCTGGATTGACCTCATTATCAGTATTAGCTATTCTGATTTATGTGATGCAGGGCTTCGCTGGCTATCCTTTAACCTCCATCATGTTAAAGAAGGAAGGAAAGCGAATGCTCGAAAAATATCGTAATGGACAATGGCAGCCGGTAAATGAGCAAAAGAAAAGTTCTTTAGAAGACTCTATTATAGAGGATGAAACGATTCCTAAATTATTCAAAAAAGTCCCTAAAAAATATCATACAGATTTTTCACGTATTTTCCGCTTGGCTTGTGTGGCTTTGGCAGCATACTATGTATCTGTTTGGTGCAGTTCCTTTGTTTCGATCAGCCCTTTTGTTCTCTGTCTATTTTTTGGTGTTATCGCTTCTACTTTAGGCTTTTTAGAAAAGCAGCCTTTGAAACAAGCAAATAGCTTTGGTTTTGCTATTTTAGGATTGATGCTCTTTATTTTTGATGGCTTAAAAAAGGCAACACCTGAAATGTTGGAAGAGCTGCTTTTACCGATGGTAGGAATCATCATTATTGGTGTAGCGGGTATGTATCTTTTTTCTGCAATTGTGGGTAGGATATTAGGTGTTAGTAAAGAAATGGCCTTTGCAGTGTCTTTAACAGCACTTTACGGATTTCCGGCAGACTATATCATTACTAACGAAGTCATCCAGTCGCTAACAGAAGATGAAAAGGAAATAGAAGCGTTGACGCATCATATGATGCCGCCGATGTTAGTAGCAGGTTTCATCACAGTGACGATTGTTTCTGTAATTTTAGCAGGAATTTTTTCAAGTATTTTATTAAGCTTATAGGAGTGAATGATAATATGGAACAGTTAAAAGCGTTGATTGAAAAATATACACCTACAATGATTGAGTTTAGAAGAGATCTCCATCAACATCCAGAATTGCAATTTGAAGAATTTAGAACGACTGATAAGGTTGCTGAAGTACTCGATCAACTTGGTATTCCTTATCGTAAAACCGAACCAACAGGGATCATTGCAGAGCTTGTTGGTAGGAAAGCTGGTAAAACGGTTGCCTTAAGAGCTGATATGGATGCATTACCAGTTCAGGAGCTGAATGATGAATTGCCGTATAAATCATTAGAAGATGGAAAAATGCATGCCTGTGGACATGATGCGCATACTGCAATGCTCTTAACAGCAGCAAAAGCATTGAAAGAAGTTCAGTCAGAGATAAAGGGGACTGTTCGCTTTATTTTTCAACCATCAGAGGAAAATGCTCAGGGAGCGAAAGCAATGGTTGAACAAAGGGCTGTTGATAATGTAGATAATGTATTCGGTATCCATATCTGGTCACAGATGCGTTCAGGAACAGCCTCTTGTGTGGTGGGTTCGTCGTTTGCTTCGGCTGATATTTTTTCTGTCGATTTTAAAGGTCGGGGTGGTCATGGTGCTATGCCGGATGCATGTGTAGATGCAGCGTTGATTGCGTCTTCCTTTGTGATGAATGTGCAGTCAGTCGTTTCAAGAGAGACAAATCCGCTAGATCCTGTTGTTGTGACGGTAGGAAAAATGGATGTCGGAACTCGCTTTAATGTGATTGCTGAAAATGCACGCTTAGAAGGAACTGTACGCTGTTTTAGCATTGAGACTCGTGATCGTGTAGAGAATGCGTTAAAACGCTTTGCAGAGCAGACAGCAGCGATGTATGGCGGTACTGCCGACCTCGTTTATGATCATGGCACACTGCCGGTGATCAATGATGAAAAAGACGCTCTTTTTGCTCAATCCGTGATCAAAGAAAACTTTGGCGAGCAAGCACTGATCCAAGAGCCGCCAACTACTGGTGGTGAAGACTTTAGTTATTTCACGGAGCATACACCCGGTTGTTTTGCTCTGGTAGGCTGTGGAAATCCCGAAAAGGATACGCAATGGGCACATCATCATGGGCGTTTCAATGTAGATGAGGATGCAATGGCGATCGGTGCTGAGCTTTATGCGCAATATGCATTTGAATATTTGCAGCAGAATTCTTGAGAATATAATGAATCAAAAAGATTGAAACCATTTTGCTAGATGTTTCAATCTTTTTTGCTTACGAGACAAAAAAATACATAAATATTCCTGTCTTGACAGATTAGAATTCCCATATTGCAGCTTCTTTTGTTATAATAGAAAATAGCGTAAATAAAAGAAGATTTGATTGAAAAAGCACTGATTTTTTGTTAGTGTTAGTAAGACTAAATAATTGAGGGAGTACGCGATGCAACCGATAATTGAATTAAAAAATATTGAATTTAGCTATCAACCAGAAGAGGCTTCTCCCGCTTTGAATGATGTATCTTTTTCCATCCAACAAGGTGAGTGGATAGCAATTATTGGGCATAATGGTTCAGGAAAATCTACGTTGGCCAAAACGATCAATGGACTGTTATTGCCGGAAGCGGGCAGTATTTCGGTTGGTGGTAAAGAATTGAACGAGGACAATGTATGGGAAATCAGACGAATGGTGGGCATGGTTTTCCAAAATCCTGACAACCAGTTTGTTGGCTCGACAGTAGAAGATGATGTAGCCTTTGGTTTGGAAAATCAAGGGATTCCACGTGATGAAATGGTGATCAGAGTGAAGGATGCTCTTGAGAAGGTGCGGATGGACTCCTTCGCCACTCGTGAGCCAGCTCGTTTATCTGGCGGTCAAAAACAACGTGTAGCAATTGCGGGCGTTGTTGCTTTGCGTCCAGATATTATTATCTTGGATGAGGCAACTAGTATGCTTGATCCGGAAGGTCGGGAAGAAGTGATCTCGACGATCAAAAAAATCAAAGAAGCAAGCAATCTAACTGTTATTTCGATTACTCATGATATTGATGAAGCCGCTAATGCGAATAGAATCTTGGTCATGAAGCAAGGGAAGCTAGTCAAAGAAGGAACTCCTGCTGATATTTTTTCTGCAGGAACGGAGTTAGTCCAAATGGGTCTTGACTTACCATTTCCGGAAAAATTGAAAATTGCTTTAAAAGATCGCGGCGTTGCTGTACCTGATGAATATTTGACTGAAGAAAGGATGGTGGACTGGCTATGGACATCCGTTTTGAACAAGTAGATTTTACGTACCAGCCAAATACACCATTTGAACAACGTGCTTTATTTGATTTGAATCTTACGATAAAAGAAGGCTCATATACAGCGATCGTTGGGCATACAGGTAGTGGAAAATCGACATTGCTTCAGCATTTAAATGCACTTGTTAAGCCGACAAAAGGGAAAGTGATGATCGGTGATCGGACGATATTACCTGAAACGAATAATAAAAATTTAAAACCTATCCGTAAAAAAGTCGGCATTGTTTTTCAATTTCCAGAAGCACAATTGTTTGAAGAAACTGTTGAAAGGGATATCGCTTTTGGCCCTAAAAATTTTGGTGTGAGTGACGAAGAAGGAAAACGATTAGCAAAAGAAATGCTGACGCTTGTTGGTCTGGACGAAAGCTATTTAGAGCGTTCACCATTTGAGCTTTCTGGCGGTCAAATGCGTCGTGTCGCAATTGCCGGGGTTTTAGCGATGGAGCCTGAAATTCTGGTTCTAGATGAACCCACAGCTGGTTTAGATCCTCAAGGGCGTAAAGAAATGATGGGAATGTTCAAAAAGCTACATGAAGAACGTGGGATGACGATCGTTTTAGTCACTCATTTAATGGATGATGTAGCTAATTATGCAGACCATGTGCTCGTTCTTGAAAAGGGGAAAGTCGTTAAAGATGGGACTCCGCAAAGTGTATTTGAAGATATCGATTGGCTGAAGGAAAAACAATTAGGTGTACCTACAGCTGCTAGTTTCGCAGAAAAGCTGATAGCTAAAGGAATGTCATTTGACACGTTACCTTTAACAGCAGAGGCACTAGCAGATGATTTGTTAAAAGAGTTGAAGGCAGGTGTTGACCTGTGATGAATAAATTGATTTTTGGACGCTACATTCCTGGGGATTCATTTATACACACAATGGACCCAAGGGCGAAACTGATTGCCAGCTTTTATTTTATTGGCATCATCTTTTTGGCGAATAATTGGCAGACGTACGCAGTATTAGCTGTATTTACGCTGTTTGCGATCTTTTTATCGAAAGTCAATATTCGCTTCTTTATTCGTGGTATCAAACCACTGATTTGGCTGATTCTCTTTACTGTAGCATTGCAGATGTTGTTTACCCAGGGAGGAGAAGTTTACTTCAAATGGGGAATTTTCACCGTCACTGAGTTTGGTGTGATCAATGGCTTATTCATTTTTTGCCGCTTTGTGCTGATCATTTTCATGTCGACCTTATTGACATTGACGACACCGCCGCTTGATTTATCAGACGCGATCGAATATCTACTGCGTCCGTTAAAAGTAGTTCGTTTTCCTGTTCATGAAGTATCATTGATGTTGTCGATTGCTTTGCGATTTGTACCGACATTGATGGATGAAACAGAAAAAATCATGAACGCCCAACGTGCCAGAGGAGTCGACTTCGGTGAAGGAAGCTTGATTCAAAAGATGAAGGCAATCGTACCTTTATTGATTCCATTATTTGTCAGCAGCTTTAATCGAGCAGAAGATCTAGCTACGGCAATGGAAGCAAGAGGCTATCAAGGTGGAGAAGGACGGACAAAATATCGGATTTTACATTGGCATTTGAATGATACCATTGTAATGCTGGCTTTTGGGGTCTTAACAGCAGTCTTGATTTTTATCAGAAGTTAGAAGTAAAGGTGGAAAAGAAATGCCGCGTTACAAAGCAGTGATTGCTTATGATGGAACAAATTTTAATGGATTTCAGATTCAACCGGATAAACGAACCGTCCAAGGGGAATTTGAAAACACATTGCGAAGAATAAACAATGGCAAAACGATCACGATTTTTGGTTCAGGTCGGACAGACGCTGGAGTCCATGCTGAAGGTCAAGTCATTCATTTTGATTTTGACCAAACACGTGATTTAGAAAAAATGCGTTATGCATTGGATACACAAACACCGAAAGATATTGCGGTGAAAAGCGTAGAAATCGTGCCGGAGGATTTTCATGCACGTTATCATGTCGTAGAAAAAACCTATTGCTTCCGTGTAGATATTGGCAAACCAAGAAGTCCGTTTAAGCGATTTTATGCAACTCATTTTATGTATCCGGTCGATGTAAATAAAATACGTCGAGCGTTACCTGATTTATTAGGAACTCATGATTTTACCTCATTTTGTGCCTCAGGTACGGCAATCGAAGATAAAGTTCGAACGATTTATGAGGCGAAGCTTGAAGTAAATGAAGCAGAAAAAGAATTGATTTTTACATTTCGCGGAGATGGTTTCTTATATAAAATGATCCGTATTTTAGTTGGTACACTGCTTAAGATGGGATCAGGACGCATTGATGAAACAACGATTCCGCAAATATTGGCTGCAAAGGATCGAAATTTTGCTGGACCAACAGCAAATCCGGAAGGCTTATATTTAATGGAAGTAAAATATGAATAATAAAAGTCCCGAACAAAACAGTTTTCTAGTTTTGTTCGGGACTTTTATTGTTATAAAGGATGGCCAAAAATCAGGCTCTTTTCTTCAGAATAAAAGAAAGATCAATCTTCTACAATATTTTTTTGCTCAAACAACTGCTGTAAAACACGATACAAATCAGCTAACTCTTCTTCCTTATATGAAAGATCCCAGAAATAAAGAGGTAAATCAGGTGTCTTTTTTCTAGGTAATAGAGAAGAGCTGATAACTAGATCATACTCGTCGTTCAATTCTTCTTTGTAAGGAGCTGCATCAACAAAACCTAGATCATTCAGGAACTGATAGATCTTACTGACCAAAAGAAAATTATGCTCAAATGCCACACCCACTTTTAAATGTTCAGCGTGTTTTGGTTTATCATAGATCGGCAGTAAAATGTTTTTAAAGGCATTAACAAGCGGTTTTTTGA from Enterococcus sp. 9D6_DIV0238 includes:
- the rplQ gene encoding 50S ribosomal protein L17, which encodes MGYRKLGRTSSQRKAMLRDLTTDLIINERIVTTEARAKEIRSTTEKMITLGKRGDLHARRQAATFVRNEVASVREENEAIVVESALQKLFNDLAPRYAERQGGYTRILKTEPRRGDAAPMVIIEFVK
- a CDS encoding M20 family metallopeptidase, translating into MEQLKALIEKYTPTMIEFRRDLHQHPELQFEEFRTTDKVAEVLDQLGIPYRKTEPTGIIAELVGRKAGKTVALRADMDALPVQELNDELPYKSLEDGKMHACGHDAHTAMLLTAAKALKEVQSEIKGTVRFIFQPSEENAQGAKAMVEQRAVDNVDNVFGIHIWSQMRSGTASCVVGSSFASADIFSVDFKGRGGHGAMPDACVDAALIASSFVMNVQSVVSRETNPLDPVVVTVGKMDVGTRFNVIAENARLEGTVRCFSIETRDRVENALKRFAEQTAAMYGGTADLVYDHGTLPVINDEKDALFAQSVIKENFGEQALIQEPPTTGGEDFSYFTEHTPGCFALVGCGNPEKDTQWAHHHGRFNVDEDAMAIGAELYAQYAFEYLQQNS
- a CDS encoding energy-coupling factor ABC transporter ATP-binding protein; this encodes MQPIIELKNIEFSYQPEEASPALNDVSFSIQQGEWIAIIGHNGSGKSTLAKTINGLLLPEAGSISVGGKELNEDNVWEIRRMVGMVFQNPDNQFVGSTVEDDVAFGLENQGIPRDEMVIRVKDALEKVRMDSFATREPARLSGGQKQRVAIAGVVALRPDIIILDEATSMLDPEGREEVISTIKKIKEASNLTVISITHDIDEAANANRILVMKQGKLVKEGTPADIFSAGTELVQMGLDLPFPEKLKIALKDRGVAVPDEYLTEERMVDWLWTSVLNK
- a CDS encoding energy-coupling factor ABC transporter ATP-binding protein, with protein sequence MDIRFEQVDFTYQPNTPFEQRALFDLNLTIKEGSYTAIVGHTGSGKSTLLQHLNALVKPTKGKVMIGDRTILPETNNKNLKPIRKKVGIVFQFPEAQLFEETVERDIAFGPKNFGVSDEEGKRLAKEMLTLVGLDESYLERSPFELSGGQMRRVAIAGVLAMEPEILVLDEPTAGLDPQGRKEMMGMFKKLHEERGMTIVLVTHLMDDVANYADHVLVLEKGKVVKDGTPQSVFEDIDWLKEKQLGVPTAASFAEKLIAKGMSFDTLPLTAEALADDLLKELKAGVDL
- a CDS encoding energy-coupling factor transporter transmembrane component T family protein, whose product is MMNKLIFGRYIPGDSFIHTMDPRAKLIASFYFIGIIFLANNWQTYAVLAVFTLFAIFLSKVNIRFFIRGIKPLIWLILFTVALQMLFTQGGEVYFKWGIFTVTEFGVINGLFIFCRFVLIIFMSTLLTLTTPPLDLSDAIEYLLRPLKVVRFPVHEVSLMLSIALRFVPTLMDETEKIMNAQRARGVDFGEGSLIQKMKAIVPLLIPLFVSSFNRAEDLATAMEARGYQGGEGRTKYRILHWHLNDTIVMLAFGVLTAVLIFIRS
- the truA gene encoding tRNA pseudouridine(38-40) synthase TruA, whose amino-acid sequence is MPRYKAVIAYDGTNFNGFQIQPDKRTVQGEFENTLRRINNGKTITIFGSGRTDAGVHAEGQVIHFDFDQTRDLEKMRYALDTQTPKDIAVKSVEIVPEDFHARYHVVEKTYCFRVDIGKPRSPFKRFYATHFMYPVDVNKIRRALPDLLGTHDFTSFCASGTAIEDKVRTIYEAKLEVNEAEKELIFTFRGDGFLYKMIRILVGTLLKMGSGRIDETTIPQILAAKDRNFAGPTANPEGLYLMEVKYE